The sequence below is a genomic window from Bacteroidales bacterium MB20-C3-3.
TGTTGCTGCCACCATGCTTAATTTAAGTTTAACCGGTTTAGGACTCTCTCCGGAAAACCTAAAGATATCTGTAGCCACACTCCTGTGTTGCCCTTTGTTCTGCCAGGAGACTTCAGAAACATCTACAGAGCCTATCCTTTCAACCCTGAAGTATTTGCACAAACCGGTTGAAACCTCATAACAAAATATACTAACCATATTCACTGAGAAGGAGATGGGTTCAACCAGCCTGTCAGTTACACCCCTGGTATTTATAGAGTGATAATCTTTGAGAGTGACCTGCCTCTCCTCTGCGATTGAGAAGAGCAAGCTGCTTATTACATTTTCACGGCCGGGCCTTGTTAAAAGTGTTGCAACTTCTGAGAAGTCATAGATATTGGCAAGTTTTCTTTTAACAGACTGAACAGCCTGACTATCCGGAGCAAAGACCTCCATAGCTCTCTTTATAATATAAGCCTCCTCTTTATTAAAATATGCAAGCTCAGATATCATTCTGAAATATTTCGAGTCTCTAGAGAGAGAGATTCTGCCACCCTCCCGCTCAAGCAAAAGACCTGCAGATTCAAATGTGTCAAGATACCTGTATGCTGTTCTCTGTGAAATATCCAGCGAATGTGCAAGAGTTTCAACAGTACAGACTCTGGACCTGTCTGTTAAAAGTTGCATTACTCTGAGAAGTCGTTCAATTTTGGGCTGATCCATAGGTTTGGGGATTATTCATTTTGCTAATTTAGCCATTTTTAGGTTACTTTGTCAAAAAGAGAGCCAATGAGCAAAACAGAAAAGATGTTGGCAATTTTCGGCGTAACTACAGATGAACTGAGGAGGCTGCTATCTGTTGCGCTGTCAAAAGGGGGCGACTACGCAGATATCTATTTTGAACACAGTATATCAAACGAACTTAACCTCAGGGATTCTGAGGTTAACGGAGCCGGCACCCATATAGACTACGGCGTTGGAATACGCGTTATAAGCGGAGAGGGAACAGGATACGCCTACACCGAGATTACAACTATGAAAGAGATGGAGAGAGCTGCCAGGACTGCTGCCGCCATCGCGACGCAAGGGATTGTAAAGAGTATACCTGAAGAGATAAAATCTCCCCTTTTTAAGGAGAGGTACAGAGCGGAGATACCATGGGAAGGGATAAATTTTTCTGACAGAATTCCCACACTTCTTGAACTGGATTCACTTGTATTTCAATCAGACAAAAGGGTTATCAAGGTTCTTGCAAAGATAACTGACTCAAACACTAAAATTCTATTTTTCAACTCAGAGGGACTACTTATATCAGATGAAAGGCCAATGGCTTCTCTTACTGTCACCTGTATAATGCAGCATGAGGGCAAAACAGAAAACAGCAGCTCATCCAGAAGCTTCAGGATGGGATACGAGATGCTCTCTAAAGAGATGGTAAAAGAGATGGCCGGTGAAGTAATTGCCAGAACATCTCTGCTTTTTGAAGCCGGAAGACCTCTTGGTGGCGAGATGCCTGTAGTAATGGGAGCAGGTAGCTCCGGAATACTGCTTCACGAAGCAATCGGGCACGCATTTGAGGCCGATTTTAACAGGATGGGGACATCCATATTTTCCGACAAACTTGGGAAAAAGATATGCTCAGAGAATATATCTGTAGTGGATGACGGGACTATTTTTGCAAACAGGGGGTCTATTACCTTTGATGATGAGGGGATAGAGTCACAAAAAACCTATATGGTTAAGGATGGAATCCTCAACTCATATCTTCACGACAGAATAAGTGCCTCATATTACAAAACCGCCCCTACCGGAAACGGGAGAAGAGAGTCGTTCAGATTTATGCCTCTGCCCAGAATGAGGGCAACATATATGGAATCCGGAAAATCAAAAGAGGAGGATTTAATTAAATCAGTAAAAACAGGTATTTTCGTTAATAATTTCTCAAACGGGCAGGTTCAGATTGGAGCTGGAGACTTTACATTTTTTGTAAAATCGGGTTATCTGATAGAGGGAGGAAAACTGACAAGGCCAATAAAAGATGTTAATATAATTGGTAACGGGCCGGAGGCTCTTGCAGATATTGTAGGTATTGCGGATAACTCTTTTATTGATAATGGAACCTGGGTATGTGGCAAAGAGCAATACTGCGCTGTCTCCTGCGGAATGCCATCAGTACTTGTAAACAAACTTACTGTAGGAGGGGTATCCTGATATGGAGGAGAATCTGAAAAACATAGTAAATATTGCACTGGAGCTGACAAAGGCTGCAGGATGCAATGCGACAAGGGCAGGAGCAGAAATATCTGTTCAAAGTTCATTCTCGGTAAGAAATAATACGCTTGACAGACTCCAGAGTTCAACAGGATCTACTCTTTTTATTCAACTTTTTATAGATGGCAGATTCGGTTTTTATTCAACAAACAGAACAGAAAAAGACGAACTTAAAGAGTTTATAAATAAAGCAGCTGAAGCAACAAGATTAATTGCGCCGGATCCTGACAGAATACTCCCTCCCAGGGAGCTGCTATTTTACGGAAAAGAGGAGGATTTAGGTCAGTTTGATTCAAAATATCATGACATTACTCCAGAAGAGAAGAGAGAGATTGCATTCGCCTGTGCTTCAGAAATTCACGGAAAAGATACCCGGATAATTTCATCAAACTGCGAATACGGAGATACCCTTGAATTATACTATATGGCAGATAGTGAAGGATTCTCCGGAGGATCATGCCAGACTTCATTTACCGTGAGTGCAGAGTGCTCTGTAAAAGACAAAGGCGGTTCCAGACCTGAAGCCTGGTGGTACGAGAGCTCAATGAAACTGGAAGATTTAAAAAGAGAGGGGTGTGGAGCGAAAGCTATGGAGCGTGCGCTTGCCAGGCTTGGCCCAAAAAAACTGAAATCGGGAAAATACAACA
It includes:
- a CDS encoding WYL domain-containing protein yields the protein MDQPKIERLLRVMQLLTDRSRVCTVETLAHSLDISQRTAYRYLDTFESAGLLLEREGGRISLSRDSKYFRMISELAYFNKEEAYIIKRAMEVFAPDSQAVQSVKRKLANIYDFSEVATLLTRPGRENVISSLLFSIAEERQVTLKDYHSINTRGVTDRLVEPISFSVNMVSIFCYEVSTGLCKYFRVERIGSVDVSEVSWQNKGQHRSVATDIFRFSGESPKPVKLKLSMVAATLLTEEFPLSEQYLTQLNDNEFVLECDLFDYQGAARFVLGLCNEIEIIESDEFLKYLNEKRLSSKF
- a CDS encoding TldD/PmbA family protein, whose protein sequence is MSKTEKMLAIFGVTTDELRRLLSVALSKGGDYADIYFEHSISNELNLRDSEVNGAGTHIDYGVGIRVISGEGTGYAYTEITTMKEMERAARTAAAIATQGIVKSIPEEIKSPLFKERYRAEIPWEGINFSDRIPTLLELDSLVFQSDKRVIKVLAKITDSNTKILFFNSEGLLISDERPMASLTVTCIMQHEGKTENSSSSRSFRMGYEMLSKEMVKEMAGEVIARTSLLFEAGRPLGGEMPVVMGAGSSGILLHEAIGHAFEADFNRMGTSIFSDKLGKKICSENISVVDDGTIFANRGSITFDDEGIESQKTYMVKDGILNSYLHDRISASYYKTAPTGNGRRESFRFMPLPRMRATYMESGKSKEEDLIKSVKTGIFVNNFSNGQVQIGAGDFTFFVKSGYLIEGGKLTRPIKDVNIIGNGPEALADIVGIADNSFIDNGTWVCGKEQYCAVSCGMPSVLVNKLTVGGVS
- a CDS encoding TldD/PmbA family protein, giving the protein MEENLKNIVNIALELTKAAGCNATRAGAEISVQSSFSVRNNTLDRLQSSTGSTLFIQLFIDGRFGFYSTNRTEKDELKEFINKAAEATRLIAPDPDRILPPRELLFYGKEEDLGQFDSKYHDITPEEKREIAFACASEIHGKDTRIISSNCEYGDTLELYYMADSEGFSGGSCQTSFTVSAECSVKDKGGSRPEAWWYESSMKLEDLKREGCGAKAMERALARLGPKKLKSGKYNMVLENSVASRVVSPIISALNGGAIHQKNSFLSGKIGERVFPDNLFIMDRPHLFGYEGSRYFDSEGIATKSMNIVDKGVVTNYYLSTYNARKLGMTPTIEGPSLLSVSTDGKFPGDIPNTNLEKILNLSGKGIFVTGFNGGNSNSSSGDFSFGIQGFYFENGIILHPIKEMNITGNIIDLWERLAMAGDDPRRASRWLIPTLFFESVIFNGN